The Blattabacterium cuenoti genome includes a region encoding these proteins:
- the sufC gene encoding Fe-S cluster assembly ATPase SufC: MLSIENLHASIANKKVLRGINLEIKEGENHVIMGPNGSGKSTLASIIAGKKEYQITEGNIYFFNQNLKDFSPEERAHLGIFLSFQHPIEISGVTIVNFIKTAINSIFEAKNIKKMSSKDILLKIKKISSLLNIEKDFFYRFLNEGFSGGEKKRNEIFQMMMLDPLLSILDEVDSGLDIDALRVVAKGINTFRNDKNSILIITHYKRLLDHIFSDYVIHILYDGKIVQSGDKKLAEKLEKEGYDWIVKNQV; this comes from the coding sequence ATGTTAAGTATAGAAAATTTACATGCGTCTATAGCAAATAAAAAGGTCCTCAGAGGAATTAATTTAGAAATAAAAGAAGGTGAAAATCATGTGATTATGGGTCCTAATGGTTCAGGAAAAAGTACTCTTGCGTCTATCATAGCAGGTAAAAAAGAATATCAAATAACTGAAGGAAATATTTATTTTTTTAATCAAAATTTAAAAGATTTTTCACCAGAAGAACGAGCCCATTTGGGAATTTTTCTCTCTTTTCAACACCCAATAGAAATATCAGGAGTTACTATTGTAAATTTTATTAAAACAGCAATCAATTCAATTTTTGAAGCAAAAAATATAAAAAAAATGTCTTCTAAAGATATTTTATTAAAAATAAAAAAAATATCTTCTTTATTAAATATTGAAAAAGATTTTTTTTATCGTTTTTTGAATGAAGGATTTTCGGGTGGAGAAAAAAAACGTAATGAAATATTTCAAATGATGATGTTAGATCCCTTACTATCTATTCTAGATGAAGTTGATTCAGGTTTAGATATAGATGCTTTACGTGTAGTAGCCAAAGGAATTAACACTTTTAGAAATGATAAAAATTCTATTTTAATTATTACTCACTATAAAAGATTATTAGATCATATTTTTTCAGACTATGTTATACATATTTTATATGATGGAAAAATAGTTCAATCAGGAGATAAAAAATTAGCTGAAAAATTAGAAAAGGAAGGATATGATTGGATAGTGAAAAATCAAGTATAA
- the sufB gene encoding Fe-S cluster assembly protein SufB, with product MKKNNKILENFTNSEYKYGFYTPIESDKIPIGLNEDVIRKITEKKKEPKWMLDWRLESFYIWKKMETPKWANIKYQVPDFQKISYYSAPKKKIDLNNLEEVDPELIETFNKLGIPIEERKIFSGIATDIVLDSVSLVTTFQKKLKDKGIIFCSINDALKKYPDIVKKYLGSVVSKKDNFYAALNSAVFSDGSFCYIPKGVRCPMELSTYFRINENNTGQFERTLIIADRDSYVSYLEGCTAPQRKENQLHAAVVEIIALEKAEIKYSTVQNWFPGNKKGIGGVFNFVTKRGLCEKEAKISWIQVETGSSITWKYPSCILKGDFSIGKFYSLALTKNFQQADTGTKMIHIGKHTKSVIISKGISAGKAQNNYRGLVKIASQAIHSRNFSQCDSLLIGNQCGAHTFPYIHVYNSNSKVEHEATTSKIGEDQIFYCNQRGINTEKAISIIVHGFSHEILKKLPMEFAVEAKKLLEISLEGSVG from the coding sequence ATGAAAAAAAATAATAAAATACTGGAAAATTTTACAAATTCTGAATATAAATACGGATTTTATACTCCAATAGAATCAGATAAAATTCCAATTGGTTTGAATGAAGACGTTATTCGTAAGATAACAGAAAAAAAAAAAGAACCTAAATGGATGCTAGATTGGAGGTTGGAATCTTTTTATATATGGAAAAAAATGGAAACCCCAAAATGGGCAAATATCAAATATCAGGTTCCAGATTTTCAAAAAATAAGTTATTATTCTGCTCCAAAAAAAAAAATAGATTTAAATAATTTGGAAGAAGTAGACCCAGAATTAATAGAAACGTTCAATAAATTAGGAATACCTATAGAAGAAAGAAAAATTTTTTCAGGTATAGCAACAGATATAGTGCTAGATTCTGTTTCTTTAGTTACTACATTTCAGAAAAAATTAAAAGATAAAGGGATTATATTTTGTTCTATCAACGATGCTTTAAAAAAATATCCAGATATTGTCAAAAAATATTTAGGTTCAGTTGTATCAAAAAAAGATAATTTTTATGCAGCTCTAAATTCAGCTGTTTTTTCAGATGGTTCTTTTTGTTATATTCCAAAAGGGGTTCGTTGTCCCATGGAATTATCCACATATTTTCGTATTAATGAAAATAATACAGGACAATTTGAAAGGACTTTAATTATCGCTGATCGAGATTCCTATGTTAGTTATTTAGAAGGATGCACAGCTCCACAAAGAAAAGAAAATCAATTACATGCAGCTGTAGTCGAAATTATAGCTTTAGAAAAAGCTGAAATTAAATATTCTACGGTTCAAAATTGGTTTCCTGGAAATAAAAAGGGTATAGGAGGTGTTTTTAATTTTGTAACAAAACGTGGTTTATGTGAAAAAGAAGCAAAAATATCTTGGATACAAGTTGAAACAGGTTCTTCAATTACCTGGAAATATCCATCTTGCATTCTGAAAGGAGATTTCTCTATAGGAAAATTTTATTCTTTAGCTTTAACAAAAAATTTTCAACAAGCAGATACGGGAACTAAAATGATACATATAGGAAAACATACTAAGAGTGTTATTATATCAAAAGGGATATCTGCTGGGAAAGCTCAAAATAATTATAGAGGATTAGTTAAGATAGCTTCTCAAGCAATTCATTCTAGAAATTTTTCTCAATGTGATTCTTTATTAATTGGAAATCAATGTGGAGCTCATACTTTTCCATATATTCATGTGTATAATTCTAATTCAAAAGTTGAACATGAAGCAACAACTTCAAAAATAGGAGAAGATCAGATTTTTTATTGTAATCAAAGAGGAATAAATACAGAAAAAGCAATTTCTATAATTGTACATGGCTTTAGTCATGAAATATTAAAAAAACTTCCTATGGAATTTGCAGTGGAAGCAAAAAAACTTTTGGAAATTTCTTTAGAAGGATCTGTAGGATAA
- a CDS encoding HesB/IscA family protein: protein MIFISEKAKNKLISLMKKEGLSHNVSFVRFGVKTGGCSGMSYELTFDKKKQEGDRLFQQKEMKILIDQNSIPYLEGTTLEYSDGLNGKGFYFNNPKAKHTCGCGKSFSS, encoded by the coding sequence ATGATTTTTATATCTGAAAAAGCTAAAAATAAGTTAATTTCTCTCATGAAAAAAGAAGGACTTTCTCATAATGTTTCTTTCGTGAGATTTGGAGTTAAAACTGGAGGTTGTTCAGGAATGTCTTATGAATTAACTTTCGATAAAAAAAAACAAGAAGGAGATCGTCTTTTTCAACAGAAAGAAATGAAAATACTTATAGATCAAAATAGTATTCCTTATTTAGAAGGAACAACATTAGAATATTCAGATGGATTAAATGGAAAAGGATTTTATTTTAATAATCCTAAAGCGAAACACACTTGTGGATGCGGAAAAAGTTTTTCATCATAA